GTTGCCTCCACATCACCACATCTTCAACGGCTTGCACTATGTCCTCCAAGAGTGGACCAACAGATAGTTGTTGAGGGGTGtaaccatacaaagcctcaaatggtgtaCATTGCAATCCAGTTTGAAAATTAGTATTATACCACCACTTTGCAGCTGTTAACCACTGCTTCCACTGATGTGGCCTATTAGCCACCATACACCTCAAATAATTCTCAAGGAATCTATTTACTCTTTCAGTTTGTCCATCACTAAGAAGAACTAAAGTGCAACTGAGTTCCCATCAGCTTAAACAATGCCTGCCAAAAGTTACTCTCAAATACCTTGTCCCTGTTAGTAACTATGGAGTCGGGGATTCCATGCAAGCTATAAATCTTCTTCCAAAATAGGTTAGCAATGGTAGATGAAGTAAAAGGATGTGACAAGGTGAGGAAATGAGCATATTTAGTGAACCTGTCAACTACTACCCAAATGACATCTTTTGACATAGATTTGGGTATGCCTTCTATAAAGTCCCTACTGATATGGCTCCAAGCTTGATTTGGGATTGGCAGTGGTTGCAAGAGCCCCGGATAAGCTGAGTTGTCATCCTTGTTCCTGTGGCAAATATCACAACTGGAAACATAATCATTCACCATCAATTTCATATTTGGCCAGTAAAAGCACTGTGTCAATCTCTTCAATGTCCCTAACTGTCCAGAATAACTTCCAAGTGGTGTGTCATGAAATGAGGAAATCAACTTTTGTCTCAAGATGCCATTTGATCCTATATAAACCTTACCCTTCCTTTTGAGAAATCCAGCTGAGTAATGCTATAAGCTAGGTCCATTAGTGTCTGCTGCCAGTAGTGTCACAATATTCTGCACTTGAGTATCATCTGTATAACTTTTTGTCACTTCTTGAATCCATGCAGGAGTACATGTCCTGATAGCCAACAACTGACCCTCAGTTTGAGCCTCTATTTCCCTTCTTGCTGCCTGGACAAGGCATCAGCTACCCTATTCTCAGCTCCCTTTTTATATTGAACCTCATAATCAAGTCCTAAGAGCTTGGTCAATCCTTTCTGCTACATAGCTGAAGTCACCTTTTGTTCTAGTAGGTACTTCAAGCTATGATGGTCAGTTCTCACTTTAAAATgcttaaattaaagataatatCTCCAATTATCAATAGCACTTAGGTGTGCTATGTATTCCTTTTCATATATAGACTTCCCTCTATGCTTTAATGCTAACATTTTACTGAAATAAGCTATTGGTTTACCTTTCTGTGACAAAAGAGCCCCGATGCCCCCATGACTAGCTTCTGTCTCAACTACAAACTCCTGTGTATAGTCAGGAAGAGCTAACACAAGGGTGCTGTTCATGGCCGCCTTGAGTGCCTTAAATGCTATCTCTGCTTCTGGATTCCACTTAAAGGAGTCTTTTTTTAACAAGTCAGTAAGAGGTCTGCAGATGGTACCATAGTTCTTGACATACCTTCTATAGTAACCAGTGAGACTGAGGAACCCCCTGAGAGCTCTGAGTGTTACAGGTCTAAGCCAATCTACCATGGCCTTAATCTTCTGAGGATCAGTAGCTACTCCATCTCTATTAATGATGTGCCCCAAGTACTCCACCTGTGGCTGACCAAAAGAACATTTAGACTTCTTTGCGAAGAATGAGTGAGTTTTAAGGGTAGCAAACACTACTCTCAAGTGCTGAATATGATCATCTATGGTGCGGCTGTAGATTAGGATGTCATAAAAAAATACTAGCACAAATTTCCTCAGGAAGGGTTTAAAGATATGATTTATCAGAGTTTGAAAGATGGCTGGAGCATTAGTGAGCCCAAAGGGCATCACCTTGAACTCATAGTGTCCCTCatgagttctaaaagctattttaaaGACATCCTCTACTCTAATATTGATTTGGTGATAACCAGCTTTGAGATCCACTTTAGAAAACATAGTAGCACCGCATAATTCATCCAACAAGTCATTTACTATGGGAATAGGATATTTGTCTTTGATAGTAATTTCATTCAAACCTCTATAATCTACACAAAACCTCCATGTACCATCCTTCTTCTTGACCAAGAGAGCAGGTGATGAGAAAGGGGACTGACTATGCTGGATCACACCACTAGTAAGCATATCCTTCACTTGTTTCTCCAGCTCATCCTTTTGATGGTAGTAGTACCTGTAAGGTCTTAAACTGACTGGCATAGCCCCAGGTTTAAGAGGGATAGAGTGATCCAAGGTTCTAGCAGGTGGTAAGGACCTAGGCTCAGCAAACACTTCTTCATACTCATTCAATACTTCTTGAATGCCTGAATCAATGGTCTATTGAACCTCATGTGGAACTGTGGTCATCATTAACAAATGAGCCATGGGTGCCGGACCCTTCTTCAATATCTTGCTAATAGAGTTGCTTGATGTCATACTCTAACTACCTTCCTTAGGTAAACCAGGTAGTACCAGCTTGTTACTCTTCCTACCAATAGTCACACACCTCCTTTCATGGTCAAATTTGATAGGATTATGCTTTTTCATCAGTCATTTCCCAACACAATATCACTACCTCCAAGAGGAATAATAAGTAGATCTTCTTGAAAAGACCTTCCCTGCATTTTCCACATGAATCCCTTACAATGTGAAGTGCACAGTACATAATTACCATCTGCCATAGTCACTCTTATTGGTGGACAATTGCTAGATTGATGACCCGTATCTTGAACTGTGTGCTCATCAATAAAACTATGTGTGCTACCTGAGTCAACCAACAAGGATAATTGCCTCTTCTTCACAGTTCCCCCCCCTAAGATGGTATTTTCTCCTCTGTTATGGCCAGTTAAAGCATTGAGACACACAGCTTGTTGTATCTCTTGCTCTAGCACACCTTCAATTAACAATTCAGGTGGCTTCTCAGGGATTTCAACAACACCTAACACAGGTTCTTCATCATTTAGTATAGGTACAACCTCTACTTCTCCCACCAAACAATTGAGTTGTTTCTTCTTGCAGATATGTCCAAGCCCATACTTATCACCACACTTGAAACACAAATGGTTGGCCTTCCTATAGTCATACACTTCAGGACTGATTCTGAAGGTGTTAGTCCTACTAGCAGGGTTACTGAGTGTTAGCACTACTTCCAGCATTGACCAACGTTTGGTTACCTTTGATAGCGGACTTGTTTCTTCTTCAGGCAGCCTCAATAGCCATTTCCTGCATCCTAGCCTTTTCAATCGCCCCTTTTACTGTGGTTGGTTTAAACATCTTGACAGCAAATCTGATTTCTTCCTTCAAGGCACCTATGAAACTCGATAAGAAGTGCGCCTCATTCAGGGGCTGGGTTCCTAATGAGTATTTGTGCCTTTAGATCTTCAAATCTGCCCAGAAATTCGTCAACTGTACCTGTTTAGCTTAGTTTATTGAATTATTCCACTACATCTTCAACTAGTATCTCGCCAAACCTGCTGATCAATTCTTCCTTAAAATCTACCCAATTCACAACTCCTCGACTCAACACTAATGAATGATACCACACCTCAGCAGATCCATTCAAGTAAAGTGCAGCAGTTTCTACTCTATTCTCATCAATAATTCTATACTGCATAAAATATCTTTCGCATTTTCGAATCCATACCTTAGGTTCGTGACCTTCGAATTGAGGTAGTTCCCACTTCGGTGGCAAAATTGGAGTTGGTGGATGCCTTTTTCTTACATCCTGAGCTGGATTAGACAACAGTCCAATGCCAATGTTCTGGCCTGCTGGTCCCCTTTCCAAAGCACCCAAACGATCAAGGATCAATTCTAGTATCCCTTGTATTCCAACTTGTATGTTCTTTACCTCCTGTTGTGAGTTTAACAGATCTGCCAGCATTTCATCATGACGAGCTAGCTTCTCATCAGTCAACTTCCAGCGAGTGCCCTCTGCCATCCTTACCACACAGATCGCCCGATCTGAGCTCTGGTACCACTTGTTATGACCTCGACTGAGGTCTCAAATTAGTTTACGAAGATTAAATCAACTCAGAATATTTTGGGAATTTTCGGATTTTCTCATTAATCGAAAAATAGACAAATGGGTCTCAAATACAATGAAAATGAAAACTATAACTGAAAATGGATAGGAAGGAAAGCCATTTAATCCATGAGAACTTGCAGATTTAGATGAGATAAGAATTAGAAAGAGATTTGGGAGAGAAGAGAAAGGAGAGAAAATTAGAGGAAAAAGAGGAGAAGAATGAGCACCAATTTTCTGTTACTTGTCTCTCTCCTCTGATGGGTATTTGTAACTATCCTGCCACATGATCGTCACTTTCTTTTTAGTTATTTTCAATCCTTGCCATCCATTCACAAGCTGcaaaattcaaataaaactcATGTCTTTCGCTTCGAACCCCGCCAACTACACATAATTATTCCTTTTCCTTTTGGATCATAACACTAAATCATAAAATTGAAAGCTATATTTTCCCTTTTAGATCTctgtaaaaaacaaatgaaaaagtCTATTGTTTTTTAATCCAAACAATTGTCAACCAACCGTTCTATTGATGTTTTCAACATCACGACTCCAATATGATTAGTCCACATTATGAAACTGAAGATAAATCTAGCAAAGGGAAAAAGAGACAGAAACTGGCTAAACCAAAAGTTTAAGATGATTATTTATTGATCAAAGCCAGAATAAACGAACAGTGTAGATAAGCTTTGTTGCATACTGAAATAACGTAGCTAAAGGATTGATGTCAAGTAAATTCTAGAATAATTTTCTGGTCAACCATATGGAGAATAACTTACTGTTGCATAGTTGTTATCTGGACTAGAGATTTTTCAGTTATTTAATTGTTGATCCTACACTTTGGCAATTGGCGTTTTATCTCTCCGAGTTGGATGCTTCCTCAAGTCTTTAAGTTCTTCTTGTCCAGTGGCTCTGATGTATATGAATGTGATTGCAGGTGCTAGATTACGTTGAAGATAGCGGTCTTGAGGAGATTGCCAACTCTTGTAAGGAACTTTAAGAGATTAGGGTGTTCCCGTCTGATCCATTTTCTCCGGGACCAAATGTATCCTTGACAGAGCAAGGCCTGGTGGCTATCTCAGTGGGCTGCCTTAAGGTACAGTCAGTTTTATACTTCTGCCGCCAAATGACAAATGACGCGTTGGTTACTATTGCAAGGAACCGTCCTAATATGATCCGATTTCGTTTGTGTATTATCGAGCCTCAAACACCTGATTACTCAACTCTTGAACCACTTGATGCTGGTTTCGGGGCCATTGTGCAACACTGCAAGGAATTGCGTCAACTTTCTCTTTCTGGCCTACTTACTGATTGTGTGTTTGAGTACATTGGGGTCCATGCTAAGAAGTTAGAGATGCTTTCCTTAGCTTTTGCAGGGGATAGCGATCTAGGCCTTCATTACGTGCTCTCTGCTTGTGAGAGCCTCCGTAAGTTGGAGATTAGAGACTGCCCCTTTGGCGACGAGGCTCTGTTGGCCAATGCTGCAAAGCTGGAGACAACGCGATCCCTTTGGATGTCCAACTGTTCAGTAAGTTTTGAAGCATGTCAGCTGCTAGCGCAGAAGTTGCCAGAGCTTAATGTTGAAGTTATAGACGAGAGGGGTCATCCGGATACGAGGCCAGAAAGTTGCCCCGCTGAGAAACTTTACATATACAGGACAGTGTCAGGAAGGAGGTTCTATACACCTGGTTTTGTTTGGATTATTGTTGAAGATACATCATCTACTCCATGTAGCAATGGGAATTTCTCTCTGGCTTCTGCTTAGAAATGACTTCAGGTATCAGTTCCGTGCTGATCTTTCTCCTTGTGCAGTTGCAATACTCATTATGGTGGGGTTGAAGCTCGTGAGCCATCgattttactctttttttgaGCGGCTTTGCAGAAATTAGTCACAAATAATGAGTTTAAACTCTTCATGTTGTGCTGTATCACTAAGGACTACTATGTATTTTTTGGGTGGGAGGGGGCATGTCTAACTGTATGTCCTATTTTGTATCATTCTGTATCAGTTTAATTTTCTGTAGTGACTTGTTCTTCTGGTAAAATGGTGTTGTAATATACATTTGGTCATGTATGGTTGAATTTAGTTGTAATTCTcttttatgatttatgtgaaCCCTCATTTATTTGAGTACTGGAATTCCATTTGTTCAACTTCTAGAAGGTATTTTAGTGTTTTACGACGAGTTAAGTTGTTAAACAAACACTTATTATCAATCAAGTTGGTCAAATGTTTGAGGAGAGAGCGTCATGAATGCTTATACGTGGTCCACAACCTTTTCACTTCATGATCTTTCTTTTGTGATTAAAGTTCGTTGGGTTTTtgacaaagtggtatcagagcttcgTTTTGAATTAGTATCCCAATCGAGGTTGAACGATTGCTTTGGCCACATAAGATGGGACTTCAGACACAAGAGGTTTGGACAGCCAAAGGCAAATCTTCAGCGTAATCTATGGCTTCACGTGAATCTTGTAGATTTTCTCCAGATcgttttatatgtattaacatgTCAACTAAATAGTTATAAACATGTGATTATGAACTCAATTACTATCGTATTAACTTGAGGTTGCGGTAAGAACTCCTATACTTCAAATTCTGAATCCATCTGTGCGAACGCAAAGATTAAAACAAGTTACTGCTATGTTACTGTACTATTGTAACAAAAGCAAAAGCATGAACCAATGTATCTGTATCACTTTTTCTGGTAAAAAAGACTATTAATGTTCAAAATTCCAAACGAAAAATTATCCTATCAAAAATTCATTCATGCACATAATTTCTTTTATTGGTATATCAAGAGTTCCTACACGTATTATTCGACATAAAACAGATACCGGATTCTTCTTGGATGATTTGAGCAGCTGGCAGGGTGATATATATCTGCGCTACTCTAACCACTTGAATAACTCCGAGCAATAGATACCTTCCTGCATTAAACTTTGTGATGCAATCCCTCTAAGGTGATGGTTTCCATGATGTGTATATGAGTAAAAGTTGCTTCACTTCTAATTGAGTAGCACCAATAGATAACAGACTTCTTTTTGTTAACCTCGTCAATCGTATATTTAATGAACTTAAAGGTTCCACCTGCAGAAAAAAAGGCACAGTTAGAAGCCAAAATCGGAAAAGAATTAACTAGGATGATT
This Capsicum annuum cultivar UCD-10X-F1 unplaced genomic scaffold, UCD10Xv1.1 ctg3258, whole genome shotgun sequence DNA region includes the following protein-coding sequences:
- the LOC124891240 gene encoding uncharacterized protein LOC124891240, producing MAEGTRWKLTDEKLARHDEMLADLLNSQQEVKNIQVGIQGILELILDRLGALERGPAGQNIGIGLLSNPAQDVRKRHPPTPILPPKWELPQFEGHEPKLVNGRQGLKITKKKATIVMKPRGRVVTNTHQRRETSNRKLVLMD
- the LOC124891239 gene encoding protein TRANSPORT INHIBITOR RESPONSE 1-like; translation: MTNDALVTIARNRPNMIRFRLCIIEPQTPDYSTLEPLDAGFGAIVQHCKELRQLSLSGLLTDCVFEYIGVHAKKLEMLSLAFAGDSDLGLHYVLSACESLRKLEIRDCPFGDEALLANAAKLETTRSLWMSNCSVSFEACQLLAQKLPELNVEVIDERGHPDTRPESCPAEKLYIYRTVSGRRFYTPGFVWIIVEDTSSTPCSNGNFSLASA